Proteins from a genomic interval of Hippocampus zosterae strain Florida chromosome 14, ASM2543408v3, whole genome shotgun sequence:
- the shprh gene encoding E3 ubiquitin-protein ligase SHPRH isoform X1, whose product MSSRRKKAPPVRVDEEAKQRLNWNMLEDRRNEENILVIPSCSSLPANPSSGVSLNALPLEDLPGTLSDSAPTSLALTVLPVAQLSNIWKALIGEFHVQPARLPSDSRHGAFVIRKMVDRLCVSFGSTEEPDPDGDTCAAECSLAFVLLEDLDWLQKRSVLQLCHQKEEDSFKVGIYLLESGLGKPEFLSEGNARMKKANQLMQKMMEVFYDFIIPEVVDNDEEECDTDLERQNVEELYDYVRRVHQTDGRREGTPDVQHQALLPVLRPYQSQAVNWMLMREKFRNTALKEQSLHFLWRELVTLCGKKLFYNPFTGCLIREFPLAGVERPGGILADEMGLGKTVEVLALILSHGRQDLEQEALTLPVGKSVNYFVPPPPLERQKVIRRKPEAQPKIKTSHPAVRVMLLTAIGEMRSGKGASVNAVFTYIRATYGYDLLKNRSHVKKTLAKLTDEGLVERVKGRGLAGSFRLGKKYKDSKKTLAAVPKSNLKFSEHLPRKTFQRRAKEKAEVALQNSLSEDLADTNFPTVSRDAETERKSTLAQPSHSCEEPEPPVLASVVPFNAADYRFECICGELGLVDYKARVQCMKCQLWQHAGCVNYKEESLDTTPFYCPHCLVAMTPVSTGATLIISPSSICHQWVDEINRHVRSASLRVLVYQGVKKHGFIQPRLLAEQDVVITTYDVLRSELNYVDIPHSNSRDGRRFRNQKRYMAVPSPLVAVEWWRVCLDEAQMVECPTAKAAEMALRLASVNRWCVSGTPVQRGLEDLYGLVLFLGVDPFWVKHWWDQLLYRPYRRGNTEPLYGVVAQLLWRSAKKDVIDQIQIPPQTEEVHWLRFSPVEGHFYHRQHEVCSQDALLKLRKLSDWSLKLGSLDRRTVATILCPLLRLRQACCHPQAVRGEFLPLQKSTMTMEELLKSLQKKCRVECEEAHRQLVCALNGLAGIHIIRDEFEQAAEMYREVLRSSEEHKGRLKTDSLQRLHATHNLMELLSAKHPEIPPTLRDDRLSEEAEQLRQHYMTKYDSEVADAHQALQPVLQNIKELKRKVNLSSPWWLEVIQRAVRCATDDDLVGRIKNELTSSYKQQAHKLSMADKFRDGHGLLFLLTTQMEDLMKSQKIVREAVKSLEGPASKKVIDEATVCHLRPMRLPLNNCVFCKADELFTDYESKLFSHTVKGQTAIFEEMIEDEEGLVDDRLPTTSRGLWAASETERTLKAVLTFAKAKRMDGQLVEEGNAFMELFETWKKEYKVLHEYWMVLRNHVSAIDELGMATERLRVRLPDEPKPKLLHIIEPHEVDQNRVKLLNDQAVAKSQLQKKLGQFLYLTNLEKSQDKSTGGLNPEPCPICARPLGQEWAVLTCGHCFCNQCIAIILEQYSVGSRRRAINCAICRQSTSHSEISYVFTAQASSQDQDIPVKGSHSTKVEAVVRTLKKIQVSDPGAKCLVFSTWQSVLDIIAKALFDNNMEFSQINGIQKFQENLSSFKYEKKINILLLPLHTGSNGLNIIEATHVLLVEPILNPAHELQAIGRVHRIGQTKPTFVHRFLIKSTIEERMQAMLKTAEKSHTRTAMKHSEAAVLTVADLADLFSEEDGQRLH is encoded by the exons ATGAGTAGTCGCAGAAAGAAGGCCCCCCCAGTGAGGGTGGATGAGGAGGCGAAACAGAGGTTGAACTGGAACATGCTGGAGGATCGTAGGAATGAGGAAAACATCCTAGTGATACCATCTTGCTCCTCCCTTCCTGCTAACCCATCTTCGGGTGTCTCCTTGAACGCCCTGCCACTGGAGGACCTCCCTGGAACATTGTCAGACTCGGCCCCCACCTCCCTAGCACTCACCGTGCTACCCGTTGCCCAACTCAGCAACATCTGGAAGGCGCTCATTGGGGAGTTCCACGTTCAGCCAGCCCGTCTCCCATCGGACTCTCGACACGGGGCATTTGTTATTCGCAAGATGGTGGATCGGCTTTGTGTCAGCTTCGGGAGCACCGAGGAGCCCGACCCGGATGGCGACACCTGTGCCGCAGAGTGTAGCCTCGCTTTTGTCCTGCTCGAGGACCTGGATTGGCTTCAGAAGAGAAGTGTGCTACAGCTCTGTCACCAAAAAGAAGAGGACTCCTTTAAG GTTGGTATTTACCTACTGGAAAGCGGCCTTGGCAAGCCAGAGTTCCTCAGCGAGGGAAACGCTCGCATGAAGAAAGCCAATCAGCTCATGCAGAAGATGATGGAGGTTTTTTACGACTTCATCATTCCTG aAGTTGTGGACAACGACGAGGAGGAATGCGACACAGACCTGGAGAGGCAGAACGTGGAGGAGCTCTACGACTACGTCAGACGCGTGCATCAAACCGACGGTCGACGGGAAGGGACACCTGACGTCCAGCACCAAGCTTTGCTCCCGGTGCTCCGCCCCTATCAGAGCCAGGCTGTCAACTGGATGCTGATGCGGGAGAAATTCAGGAATACTGCCCTAAAAG AACAATCGCTGCATTTCTTGTGGCGGGAGTTGGTCACTTTGTGTGGAAAGAAACTCTTCTACAACCCTTTTACCGGCTG TTTGATCCGTGAGTTTCCCCTCGCCGGCGTGGAGCGGCCTGGCGGCATCCTGGCTGACGAGATGGGCCTCGGCAAGACGGTGGAAGTTCTGGCCCTGATTCTGTCTCACGGCCGACAGGACCTGGAGCAGGAGGCCCTCACCTTGCCTGTG ggaaaatctgtgaattattttgttccccctcctcctctcgaGCGCCAGAAAGTCATCCGCCGCAAGCCCGAAGCGCAGCCCAAGATCAAAACATCTCACCCCG CCGTCCGCGTGATGCTCCTCACCGCCATCGGGGAAATGCGCTCGGGCAAAGGGGCCTCCGTCAACGCCGTGTTCACGTACATCCGCGCCACCTACGGCTACGACCTCCTGAAGAACCGCAGCCACGTCAAGAAGACTTTGGCCAAGCTGACCGACGAGGGCCTGGTGGAGAGGGTGAAAGGTCGCGGCCTGGCGGGGTCCTTCCGCTTGGGCAAGAAGTACAAGGACTCCAAGAAGACGCTCGCTGCAGTGCCCAAATCt aaTCTGAAATTCTCCGAGCACTTGCCCAGGAAGACATTCCAGAGACGCGCGAAGGAGAAAGCCGAGGTGGCTCTCCAAAACTCCCTGAGCGAAGATCTCGCCGACACCAACTTCCCGACAGTGTCCCGAGACGCCGAGACGGAACGAAAAAGTACCTTGGCTCAACCGTCCCACTCCTGTGAGGAGCCGGAGCCCCCCGTCCTGGCATCTGTGGTACCCTTCAACGCAGCCGACTACCGCTTTGAGTGCATCTGCGGCGAGCTGGGCCTGGTGGACTACAAGGCCCGCGTGCAGTGCATGAAGTGCCAGCTGTGGCAGCACGCCGGCTGCGTCAACTACAAGGAGGAGAGCTTGGACACCACGCCTTTCTACTGCCCCCACTGCCTGGTAGCCATGACGCCCGTCTCCACCGGGGCCACGCTCATCATCTCGCCCAGCTCCATCTGCCACCAGTGGGTGGATGAGATCAACCGCCACGTCAGGTCTGCCTCGCTGCGCGTGCTG GTGTATCAGGGCGTGAAGAAGCACGGCTTCATCCAGCCGCGCCTGCTGGCCGAGCAGGACGTGGTCATCACCACCTACGACGTGCTGCGCTCGGAGCTCAACTACGTGGACATCCCGCACAGCAACAGTCGCGACGGCCGCCGCTTCCGCAATCAGAAGCGCTACATGGCCGTGCCCAGCCCCCTGGTGGCCGTGGAGTGGTGGCGCGTGTGTCTGGACGAGGCGCAGATGGTGGAGTGTCCCACCGCCAAAGCGGCCGAGATGGCGCTACGCCTCGCCTCGGTCAACCGATGGTGCGTCAGCGGCACGCCGGTGCAGAGAGGCTTGGAGG ACCTTTACGGCCTGGTTCTCTTTTTGGGCGTGGATCCGTTCTGGGTGAAGCACTGGTGGGACCAGTTGCTTTATAGGCCGTATCGCCGCGGCAACACGGAGCCGCTCTACGGCGTGGTGGCGCAGCTGCTGTGGCGCTCGGCGAAGAAGGACGTCATAGATCAG ATCCAGATCCCTCCCCAAACGGAGGAGGTGCATTGGCTGCGGTTCTCCCCGGTGGAGGGCCACTTCTACCACCGACAGCACGAGGTGTGCTCGCAGGACGCCCTGCTCAAGCTGCGCAAGCTCTCCGACTGGAGCCTGAAACTGGGCAGCCTGGACCGCCGCACCGTGGCCACCATCCTGTGCCCGCTGCTGCGACTGCGCCAGGCCTGCTGCCACCCGCAGGCGGTTCGTGGCGAGTTCCTGCCCCTGCAGAAGAG CACCATGACGATGGAGGAGCTCCTCAAGTCCCTGCAGAAGAAATGTCGAGTGGAGTGCGAAGAGGCCCACAGACAATTGGTGTGCGCTCTCAACGGCCTGGCCGGAATCCACATCATCCGCG ATGAGTTCGAGCAAGCGGCCGAGATGTACAGAGAAGTGTTGCGCTCATCAGAGGAGCACAAAGGGCGACTGAAGACGGATTCATTGCAG AGACTACACGCTACTCACAATCTGATGGAGTTGTTGAGCGCAAAGCATCCCGAGATTCCTCCCACCCTACGAGACGACCGCCTCAGCGAGGAG GCCGAGCAGCTGCGTCAGCACTACATGACAAAGTACGACTCTGAGGTGGCCGACGCCCACCAAGCCCTGCAGCCGGTCTTGCAGAACATCAAAGAGCTGAAGCGCAAA GTCAACTTGAGCTCCCCCTGGTGGCTGGAGGTCATCCAACGGGCAGTCCGTTGCGCCACCGACGACGACCTGGTGGGCCGCATCAAGAACGAGCTGACGTCCAGCTACAAACAGCAAGCTCACAAGCTCTCCATGGCTGACAA GTTCCGCGATGGCCATGGTCTTCTGTTCCTCCTCACCACGCAGATGGAAGACCTGATGAAGTCGCAGAAGATTGTCCGGGAGGCGGTGAAGAGTCTGGAAGGTCCGGCATCCAAGAAGGTGATTGACGAGGCCACCGTCTGTCACCTCAGGCCCATGCGACTGCCGCTTAATAA TTGTGTGTTTTGCAAAGCCGATGAGCTGTTCACCGACTACGAATCCAAACTCTTCTCGCACAC CGTAAAAGGCCAGACGGCCATCTTTGAAGAAATGATCGAAGACGAGGAGGGCCTGGTGGACGACCGCCTGCCCACCACCAGTCGAGGCCTGTGGGCCGCCAGCGAGACGGAGCGCACCCTCAAGGCCGTCCTGACCTTCGCCAAGGCCAAGCGCATGGACGGCCAGCTGGTGGAGGAGGGCAACGCTTTCATGGAGCTCTTTGAGACCTGGAAGAAGGAGTACAAG GTGCTGCACGAGTACTGGATGGTTCTGCGGAATCACGTGTCCGCCATCGATGAGCTGGGAATGGCCACCGAGAGGCTCCGCGTGCGTCTCCCCGACGAGCCCAAGCCAAAACTCTTGCACATCATCGAGCCGCACGAG GTGGATCAGAACCGAGTGAAACTTCTCAACGACCAAGCGGTGGCCAAGTCTCAGCTGCAAAAAAAGCTAGGACAGTTTTTATACCTGACAAACCTGGAAAAg TCCCAGGACAAGTCCACTGGCGGGCTGAACCCGGAACCGTGTCCCATTTGTGCTCGGCCACTCGGACAGGAG TGGGCGGTGCTGACGTGCGGCCACTGCTTCTGCAACCAATGCATCGCCATCATCCTTGAGCAGTATAGCGTGGGCTCGCGGCGACGCGCCATCAACTGCGCCATCTGCAGGCAGAGCACATCTCACAGCGAAATCTCGTACGTGTTCACCGCGCAGGCGTCCAGTCAGGACCAGGACATCCCGGTGAAG GGGAGCCACTCGACCAAAGTGGAGGCGGTGGTGAGAACCCTGAAAAAGATCCAAGTGAGCGACCCGGGCGCCAAGTGTTTGGTCTTCTCAACG TGGCAGAGCGTCCTCGACATCATCGCCAAAGCGCTCtttgacaacaacatggagttCTCGCAAATCAACGGAATCCAAAAATTTCAG GAGAACCTGAGTTCGTTCAAGTACGAGAAGAAGATCAACATCCTGCTGCTTCCCTTGCACACGGGTTCCAACGGGCTGAACATCATTGAGGCCACGCACGTGCTGCTGGTGGAGCCCATCCTCAACCCCGCCCATGAGCTGCAGGCCATCGGACGCGTGCACCGGATCGGACAAACCAA
- the shprh gene encoding E3 ubiquitin-protein ligase SHPRH isoform X2, giving the protein MSSRRKKAPPVRVDEEAKQRLNWNMLEDRRNEENILVIPSCSSLPANPSSGVSLNALPLEDLPGTLSDSAPTSLALTVLPVAQLSNIWKALIGEFHVQPARLPSDSRHGAFVIRKMVDRLCVSFGSTEEPDPDGDTCAAECSLAFVLLEDLDWLQKRSVLQLCHQKEEDSFKVGIYLLESGLGKPEFLSEGNARMKKANQLMQKMMEVFYDFIIPVVDNDEEECDTDLERQNVEELYDYVRRVHQTDGRREGTPDVQHQALLPVLRPYQSQAVNWMLMREKFRNTALKEQSLHFLWRELVTLCGKKLFYNPFTGCLIREFPLAGVERPGGILADEMGLGKTVEVLALILSHGRQDLEQEALTLPVGKSVNYFVPPPPLERQKVIRRKPEAQPKIKTSHPAVRVMLLTAIGEMRSGKGASVNAVFTYIRATYGYDLLKNRSHVKKTLAKLTDEGLVERVKGRGLAGSFRLGKKYKDSKKTLAAVPKSNLKFSEHLPRKTFQRRAKEKAEVALQNSLSEDLADTNFPTVSRDAETERKSTLAQPSHSCEEPEPPVLASVVPFNAADYRFECICGELGLVDYKARVQCMKCQLWQHAGCVNYKEESLDTTPFYCPHCLVAMTPVSTGATLIISPSSICHQWVDEINRHVRSASLRVLVYQGVKKHGFIQPRLLAEQDVVITTYDVLRSELNYVDIPHSNSRDGRRFRNQKRYMAVPSPLVAVEWWRVCLDEAQMVECPTAKAAEMALRLASVNRWCVSGTPVQRGLEDLYGLVLFLGVDPFWVKHWWDQLLYRPYRRGNTEPLYGVVAQLLWRSAKKDVIDQIQIPPQTEEVHWLRFSPVEGHFYHRQHEVCSQDALLKLRKLSDWSLKLGSLDRRTVATILCPLLRLRQACCHPQAVRGEFLPLQKSTMTMEELLKSLQKKCRVECEEAHRQLVCALNGLAGIHIIRDEFEQAAEMYREVLRSSEEHKGRLKTDSLQRLHATHNLMELLSAKHPEIPPTLRDDRLSEEAEQLRQHYMTKYDSEVADAHQALQPVLQNIKELKRKVNLSSPWWLEVIQRAVRCATDDDLVGRIKNELTSSYKQQAHKLSMADKFRDGHGLLFLLTTQMEDLMKSQKIVREAVKSLEGPASKKVIDEATVCHLRPMRLPLNNCVFCKADELFTDYESKLFSHTVKGQTAIFEEMIEDEEGLVDDRLPTTSRGLWAASETERTLKAVLTFAKAKRMDGQLVEEGNAFMELFETWKKEYKVLHEYWMVLRNHVSAIDELGMATERLRVRLPDEPKPKLLHIIEPHEVDQNRVKLLNDQAVAKSQLQKKLGQFLYLTNLEKSQDKSTGGLNPEPCPICARPLGQEWAVLTCGHCFCNQCIAIILEQYSVGSRRRAINCAICRQSTSHSEISYVFTAQASSQDQDIPVKGSHSTKVEAVVRTLKKIQVSDPGAKCLVFSTWQSVLDIIAKALFDNNMEFSQINGIQKFQENLSSFKYEKKINILLLPLHTGSNGLNIIEATHVLLVEPILNPAHELQAIGRVHRIGQTKPTFVHRFLIKSTIEERMQAMLKTAEKSHTRTAMKHSEAAVLTVADLADLFSEEDGQRLH; this is encoded by the exons ATGAGTAGTCGCAGAAAGAAGGCCCCCCCAGTGAGGGTGGATGAGGAGGCGAAACAGAGGTTGAACTGGAACATGCTGGAGGATCGTAGGAATGAGGAAAACATCCTAGTGATACCATCTTGCTCCTCCCTTCCTGCTAACCCATCTTCGGGTGTCTCCTTGAACGCCCTGCCACTGGAGGACCTCCCTGGAACATTGTCAGACTCGGCCCCCACCTCCCTAGCACTCACCGTGCTACCCGTTGCCCAACTCAGCAACATCTGGAAGGCGCTCATTGGGGAGTTCCACGTTCAGCCAGCCCGTCTCCCATCGGACTCTCGACACGGGGCATTTGTTATTCGCAAGATGGTGGATCGGCTTTGTGTCAGCTTCGGGAGCACCGAGGAGCCCGACCCGGATGGCGACACCTGTGCCGCAGAGTGTAGCCTCGCTTTTGTCCTGCTCGAGGACCTGGATTGGCTTCAGAAGAGAAGTGTGCTACAGCTCTGTCACCAAAAAGAAGAGGACTCCTTTAAG GTTGGTATTTACCTACTGGAAAGCGGCCTTGGCAAGCCAGAGTTCCTCAGCGAGGGAAACGCTCGCATGAAGAAAGCCAATCAGCTCATGCAGAAGATGATGGAGGTTTTTTACGACTTCATCATTCCTG TTGTGGACAACGACGAGGAGGAATGCGACACAGACCTGGAGAGGCAGAACGTGGAGGAGCTCTACGACTACGTCAGACGCGTGCATCAAACCGACGGTCGACGGGAAGGGACACCTGACGTCCAGCACCAAGCTTTGCTCCCGGTGCTCCGCCCCTATCAGAGCCAGGCTGTCAACTGGATGCTGATGCGGGAGAAATTCAGGAATACTGCCCTAAAAG AACAATCGCTGCATTTCTTGTGGCGGGAGTTGGTCACTTTGTGTGGAAAGAAACTCTTCTACAACCCTTTTACCGGCTG TTTGATCCGTGAGTTTCCCCTCGCCGGCGTGGAGCGGCCTGGCGGCATCCTGGCTGACGAGATGGGCCTCGGCAAGACGGTGGAAGTTCTGGCCCTGATTCTGTCTCACGGCCGACAGGACCTGGAGCAGGAGGCCCTCACCTTGCCTGTG ggaaaatctgtgaattattttgttccccctcctcctctcgaGCGCCAGAAAGTCATCCGCCGCAAGCCCGAAGCGCAGCCCAAGATCAAAACATCTCACCCCG CCGTCCGCGTGATGCTCCTCACCGCCATCGGGGAAATGCGCTCGGGCAAAGGGGCCTCCGTCAACGCCGTGTTCACGTACATCCGCGCCACCTACGGCTACGACCTCCTGAAGAACCGCAGCCACGTCAAGAAGACTTTGGCCAAGCTGACCGACGAGGGCCTGGTGGAGAGGGTGAAAGGTCGCGGCCTGGCGGGGTCCTTCCGCTTGGGCAAGAAGTACAAGGACTCCAAGAAGACGCTCGCTGCAGTGCCCAAATCt aaTCTGAAATTCTCCGAGCACTTGCCCAGGAAGACATTCCAGAGACGCGCGAAGGAGAAAGCCGAGGTGGCTCTCCAAAACTCCCTGAGCGAAGATCTCGCCGACACCAACTTCCCGACAGTGTCCCGAGACGCCGAGACGGAACGAAAAAGTACCTTGGCTCAACCGTCCCACTCCTGTGAGGAGCCGGAGCCCCCCGTCCTGGCATCTGTGGTACCCTTCAACGCAGCCGACTACCGCTTTGAGTGCATCTGCGGCGAGCTGGGCCTGGTGGACTACAAGGCCCGCGTGCAGTGCATGAAGTGCCAGCTGTGGCAGCACGCCGGCTGCGTCAACTACAAGGAGGAGAGCTTGGACACCACGCCTTTCTACTGCCCCCACTGCCTGGTAGCCATGACGCCCGTCTCCACCGGGGCCACGCTCATCATCTCGCCCAGCTCCATCTGCCACCAGTGGGTGGATGAGATCAACCGCCACGTCAGGTCTGCCTCGCTGCGCGTGCTG GTGTATCAGGGCGTGAAGAAGCACGGCTTCATCCAGCCGCGCCTGCTGGCCGAGCAGGACGTGGTCATCACCACCTACGACGTGCTGCGCTCGGAGCTCAACTACGTGGACATCCCGCACAGCAACAGTCGCGACGGCCGCCGCTTCCGCAATCAGAAGCGCTACATGGCCGTGCCCAGCCCCCTGGTGGCCGTGGAGTGGTGGCGCGTGTGTCTGGACGAGGCGCAGATGGTGGAGTGTCCCACCGCCAAAGCGGCCGAGATGGCGCTACGCCTCGCCTCGGTCAACCGATGGTGCGTCAGCGGCACGCCGGTGCAGAGAGGCTTGGAGG ACCTTTACGGCCTGGTTCTCTTTTTGGGCGTGGATCCGTTCTGGGTGAAGCACTGGTGGGACCAGTTGCTTTATAGGCCGTATCGCCGCGGCAACACGGAGCCGCTCTACGGCGTGGTGGCGCAGCTGCTGTGGCGCTCGGCGAAGAAGGACGTCATAGATCAG ATCCAGATCCCTCCCCAAACGGAGGAGGTGCATTGGCTGCGGTTCTCCCCGGTGGAGGGCCACTTCTACCACCGACAGCACGAGGTGTGCTCGCAGGACGCCCTGCTCAAGCTGCGCAAGCTCTCCGACTGGAGCCTGAAACTGGGCAGCCTGGACCGCCGCACCGTGGCCACCATCCTGTGCCCGCTGCTGCGACTGCGCCAGGCCTGCTGCCACCCGCAGGCGGTTCGTGGCGAGTTCCTGCCCCTGCAGAAGAG CACCATGACGATGGAGGAGCTCCTCAAGTCCCTGCAGAAGAAATGTCGAGTGGAGTGCGAAGAGGCCCACAGACAATTGGTGTGCGCTCTCAACGGCCTGGCCGGAATCCACATCATCCGCG ATGAGTTCGAGCAAGCGGCCGAGATGTACAGAGAAGTGTTGCGCTCATCAGAGGAGCACAAAGGGCGACTGAAGACGGATTCATTGCAG AGACTACACGCTACTCACAATCTGATGGAGTTGTTGAGCGCAAAGCATCCCGAGATTCCTCCCACCCTACGAGACGACCGCCTCAGCGAGGAG GCCGAGCAGCTGCGTCAGCACTACATGACAAAGTACGACTCTGAGGTGGCCGACGCCCACCAAGCCCTGCAGCCGGTCTTGCAGAACATCAAAGAGCTGAAGCGCAAA GTCAACTTGAGCTCCCCCTGGTGGCTGGAGGTCATCCAACGGGCAGTCCGTTGCGCCACCGACGACGACCTGGTGGGCCGCATCAAGAACGAGCTGACGTCCAGCTACAAACAGCAAGCTCACAAGCTCTCCATGGCTGACAA GTTCCGCGATGGCCATGGTCTTCTGTTCCTCCTCACCACGCAGATGGAAGACCTGATGAAGTCGCAGAAGATTGTCCGGGAGGCGGTGAAGAGTCTGGAAGGTCCGGCATCCAAGAAGGTGATTGACGAGGCCACCGTCTGTCACCTCAGGCCCATGCGACTGCCGCTTAATAA TTGTGTGTTTTGCAAAGCCGATGAGCTGTTCACCGACTACGAATCCAAACTCTTCTCGCACAC CGTAAAAGGCCAGACGGCCATCTTTGAAGAAATGATCGAAGACGAGGAGGGCCTGGTGGACGACCGCCTGCCCACCACCAGTCGAGGCCTGTGGGCCGCCAGCGAGACGGAGCGCACCCTCAAGGCCGTCCTGACCTTCGCCAAGGCCAAGCGCATGGACGGCCAGCTGGTGGAGGAGGGCAACGCTTTCATGGAGCTCTTTGAGACCTGGAAGAAGGAGTACAAG GTGCTGCACGAGTACTGGATGGTTCTGCGGAATCACGTGTCCGCCATCGATGAGCTGGGAATGGCCACCGAGAGGCTCCGCGTGCGTCTCCCCGACGAGCCCAAGCCAAAACTCTTGCACATCATCGAGCCGCACGAG GTGGATCAGAACCGAGTGAAACTTCTCAACGACCAAGCGGTGGCCAAGTCTCAGCTGCAAAAAAAGCTAGGACAGTTTTTATACCTGACAAACCTGGAAAAg TCCCAGGACAAGTCCACTGGCGGGCTGAACCCGGAACCGTGTCCCATTTGTGCTCGGCCACTCGGACAGGAG TGGGCGGTGCTGACGTGCGGCCACTGCTTCTGCAACCAATGCATCGCCATCATCCTTGAGCAGTATAGCGTGGGCTCGCGGCGACGCGCCATCAACTGCGCCATCTGCAGGCAGAGCACATCTCACAGCGAAATCTCGTACGTGTTCACCGCGCAGGCGTCCAGTCAGGACCAGGACATCCCGGTGAAG GGGAGCCACTCGACCAAAGTGGAGGCGGTGGTGAGAACCCTGAAAAAGATCCAAGTGAGCGACCCGGGCGCCAAGTGTTTGGTCTTCTCAACG TGGCAGAGCGTCCTCGACATCATCGCCAAAGCGCTCtttgacaacaacatggagttCTCGCAAATCAACGGAATCCAAAAATTTCAG GAGAACCTGAGTTCGTTCAAGTACGAGAAGAAGATCAACATCCTGCTGCTTCCCTTGCACACGGGTTCCAACGGGCTGAACATCATTGAGGCCACGCACGTGCTGCTGGTGGAGCCCATCCTCAACCCCGCCCATGAGCTGCAGGCCATCGGACGCGTGCACCGGATCGGACAAACCAA